The DNA segment GTCCGAGGATGTGCTGAATCAACTGGAAAGCGTATTGGCAGACGAGCGGATGCAACAATTCGGGCAGCTCTCGCCGGTTTTGCTCGCGGATTTGGATGAGCTGGATAAGAAAGTGCTCGTAGAGAAGCATCTGATCAGCCCCAACCTGGCTAATGAGTCCAGAAGCGGTGCTGTATTTATAAGTGAAGACGAGAGCTTAAGCATCATGGTGAATGAAGAGGATCATCTTAGAATCCAATGTCTATACCCTGGGCTGCAGGTTCAAGAAGCTTGGGATAAAGCGACCTCAGTGGATGATATTTTTGAAGCACATGTAGATTATGCCTTTGACGATCACCGCGGCTTTCTCACCAGCTGTCCTACGAATGTAGGGACAGGGCTTAGGGCTTCGGTCATGATGCATTTGCCGGCACTGGTGCTGACCCAGCAAATTAATCGGATACTATCTGCTGTATCCCAGGTCGGTCTGACGGTTCGCGGGATTTATGGCGAAGGCAGTGAAGCAACAGGGAACTTGTTTCAAATCTCAAATCAGATTACACTGGGACAAAGCGAATCTGAAATTATTGAAAATTTGTACAGTGTCGTTATGCAAATTATCGAGCATGAGAAGTCGGCCAGAGAGAGATTGCTGTCGGAATCTCGCCTGCGGATGACCGATCGCGTTATGCGTTCCTATGGCATATTGTTATATGCAGCAATCATGGATTCCAAAGAGGCAGCTCAGCGGCTGTCCGACGTCAGACTCGGCGTGGATCTTGGATTGATCGATGCGTTGTCTGTACAGGTACTGAATGAACTGACTGTCATGACCCAGCCTGGTTTTTTACAGAAAAAATTTCAGGTCAGCATGTCTCCGGGTGAACGCGATATGTATCGCGCGAAGCTGATTCGAGAGAAATTGGGTAAATAAGAAACAACATTCATGGAGGTGTAGGAGTATGATGTTTGGAAGATTTACGGAGCGTGCCCAGAAGGTATTGGCACTTGCCCAAGAAGAAGCGGTACGGCTTGGACATAACAATATTGGAACAGAGCATATTTTGCTTGGCCTGATTCGCGAGGGGGAAGGAATTGCGGCTAAAGCGTTGATTGGTCTTGGACTGGGCCTGGAGAAAATTCAGGATGAAGTAGAGACCTTAATTGGACGCGGTCAAGAACAACCAGCGAATATTGCATATACGCCTAGAGCAAAGAAAGTCATCGAACTATCTATGGATGAGGCTCGTAAGCTCGGCCATACTTATGTAGGAACTGAGCATATTCTGCTTGGCCTGATTCGGGAAGGCGAGGGCGTTGCTGCACGGGTACTGAACAATTTGGGCATCAGCCTGAACAAAGCGCGCCAGCAAGTACTGCAACTGCTTGGAAGCAGCGAGGCGGTTTCCAGCCATCATGGTACTCCGGCCAATGTAAATACGCCAACGCTAGACAGCTTGGCTCGCGATTTGACAGAGTCGGCGAAAGAGAGCAACCTTGACCCGGTTATCGGCAGAAGCAAAGAAATCGAACGGGTCATTCAGGTACTCAGCCGCCGGACGAAGAACAATCCGGTATTGATCGGTGAGCCGGGTGTAGGTAAAACTGCGATCGCCGAGGGCTTGGCCCAGAAAATTATTAATAACGAAATCCCTGAAACTTTGCGTGATAAAAGAGTAATGACCCTCGATATGGGTTCTGTTGTAGCAGGCACCAAATATCGCGGTGAGTTTGAAGATCGTTTGAAGAAAATAATGGACGAAATCCGTCAGGCCGGGAATATCATCCTGTTTATTGACGAATTGCATACGTTGATTGGTGCAGGCGGAGCGGAAGGGGCAATCGACGCTTCCAACATCCTGAAGCCGGCGCTTGCTCGCGGTGAGCTGCAGTGCATCGGGGCAACGACATTGGATGAGTATCGTAAATATATCGAAAAGGATGCTGCGCTGGAGCGCCGTTTCCAGCCGATTACAGTCGATCAGCCGTCCGTTGACGAAGCCATCCAAATTTTGCATGGACTCCGCGATCGTTATGAGGCTCACCACCGTGTGAAAATTACGGATGAAGCAATTGAACAGGCGGTTAAGCTGTCTGATCGATATATTCAGGATCGATTTCTGCCCGATAAAGCCATCGACTTGATTGATGAGGCCGGATCGAAGGTACGGCTTAACTCTTATACGGTCCCGCCTAATCTGAAGCAGTTGGAGAGCCGTCTTGAAGACATCCGCAAAGAGAAGGATGCAGCTGTGCAAAGCCAGGAGTTCGAGAAAGCTGCCGCACTGCGCGATACGGAACAGAAAATCCGCGAAGAGCTGGATGTTACGAAGAATCAATGGAAAGAGAAGCAAGGCCGCACAGATTCTGAGGTAACGCCAGAGGATATCGCTCAGGTTGTAGCCAGCTGGACTGGTATTCCTGTAAGCAAGCTGAAGGAAGAAGAGACGGAAAGATTGCTTAATATGGAGCAAATCCTGCATGAACGTGTCATTGGCCAGGACGAAGCGGTGAAAGCGGTCAGCCGTGCCATCCGCAGGGCACGTGCTGGACTTAAGGATCCGAAGCGTCCGATGGGCTCCTTTATCTTCCTAGGACCTACAGGGGTCGGTAAGACGGAGCTGGCGCGCGCGCTTGCCGAAGCGATGTTCGGTGATGAGAACGCTGTGATTCGTATTGACATGTCCGAGTACATGGAGAAGCATTCTACTGCACGTCTTGTAGGTGCCCCTCCTGGATATGTCGGTTATGAAGAAGGAGGACAATTGACGGAAAAAGTGCGCCGTAAACCTTATTCCGTCGTACTGCTGGATGAAATCGAGAAAGCTCACCCGGAAGTATTCAACATCCTACTACAGGTGCTTGAGGATGGTCGATTGACCGATTCGAAGGGGCGTGTAGTGGACTTCCGTAACACATTAATTATTCTTACCTCGAACGTCGGGGCAGAAGCAATTAGACGCAATACACGACTTGGTTTCACTGCGGTAGAGGACTCCGGAGCCGATTATGACAATATGAAGGGCAAAGTGATGGAGGAACTGAAGAAGAGCTTCCGTCCGGAATTCCTTAACCGGATCGATGAAATCATTGTCTTCCATTCCCTCGAGAAATCGCATATCGGCGAAATTGTAACCTTGATGGCTGAAGAACTGCGTAAACGACTGCAAGAGTTCGATGTGGACTTCGTCCTGACGGATGAAGCGAAGGAGTTTCTCGCTAAAGAAGGCTTCGATCCAGCTTACGGGGCGCGTCCGCTTCGCCGGGCCATTCAGAAGCATATCGAGGATCGTTTGTCCGAAGAGCTGCTGACCGGTAATGTTCAGAAAGGCGATTCGTTAACGATTGATGTGGAAGATGGCGGTTTGTCCGTGAAAAAATCAGGCACTTTTTCAAAAAGCGCCAAGTAATTTCAATTTATGAGCATAGCGATTGATGTAATCATCGATTGCAGGCTTTGCTAGAAGTTATGCAAGACAGCTTGGGAAACAGATGTTTCTCAGGCTGTCTTTTCGTGATTATTCCCATATTTACGCAAACCATCCGAAAAGCCTTTACGTTAAATCTGAAACAATGGTAAACTTTGAGTGTTACCCTTCGCGGGTTGCTGCAAGGTTGTTAAATTTTGCAGATATTTTAAGGAGAGAGAAATGGTTAAAGTAAAGACGAAGTTCTTTTGCACGGAGTGCGGATATGAATCGCCAAAATGGTATGGAAAATGTCCGGGCTGCGGTTCATGGAACTCCATGGTCGAAGAAACCGAAAAAGTTGTTAAGACGCAGGGGATGTCCTCTGGTCTATTTCATACGAAAGAAAAGCCGCTTCCCATCATAAATATAGAAAGTGGCAAAGAACCGCGGATCGTTACGGGAATCGGAGAGCTTAACCGCGTGCTTGGCGGTGGAGTTGTGCCAGGTTCGCTCGTTCTCGTCGGCGGTGACCCCGGGATCGGTAAATCGACCTTGCTGCTTCAGACATCTCACGAGATGGCGAAGGCCGGGTTGAAAGTCCTGTATATATCTGGTGAGGAATCGATCCGTCAAACGAAAATGAGGGCGGAAAGACTTGGAGCTTTATCAGAGAATTTATATGTTCTGTGTGAGAGCGATATGGATTCCATTGAAGCGGCAATCGATGATCTGCAGCCGAATTTTCTTGTCATCGACTCCATTCAAACCGTATATTTGCCGGAAGTAACCAGTGCGCCGGGCAGTGTAGCCCAGGTTCGTGAATCTACAGCGCGTTTCATGCGTATCGCCAAAGGCCGGGGCATCGCCACGGTATTGGTCGGGCATGTGACGAAGGAGGGGGCTATCGCCGGTCCGCGGCTGCTGGAGCATATGGTGGACTGCGTGCTGTATTTTGAAGGAGAAAGACATCATTCCTATCGCTTGCTTCGTGCCGTGAAGAATCGTTTTGGTTCTACGAACGAAATCGGGATATTCGAAATGAATGAATCAGGCTTGACGGAGGTTATCAATCCATCGGAACTGTTTCTTTCTGAACGGCCGATTGGCGTAGCAGGTTCGACCGTTGTAGCGAGTATGGAGGGTACTCGTCCGATGCTGGTGGAATTGCAGGCGCTAATCGCCACGACGCAATTCCCTTCGCCGCGGAGGATGGCGACTGGCGTCGATCATCACCGAATGGGACTGATTATCGCGGTGCTTGAGAAACGAATGGGGATGTTCCTGCAGAATCAGGACGCCTATGTGAACTTGGCTGGCGGAGTGAAGCTGGATGAACCGGCTGTCGATCTTGCTATCGCCGTAAGCATTGCTTCCAGTTTTCGCGATGTTCCAACCAGGCCAGATGATTGTTTCTTTGGTGAGGTCGGACTGACCGGGGAAGTTCGGGCTGTCTCCCGGGCGGAGCAAAGAGTTAAAGAAGCCGCCAAGCTTGGCTTTAAACGTGTTATTTTGCCGGAGAAGAGCATGAAGGGCTGGCAGAGTCCCGCGGGAATACAATTGATTGGTGTAAATACTGTTGCAGATGCGCTAGCTGTTGCGTTAGATTAGGGGGCATTTATTTCATGAAAGAAAACACCCATGCGGAGAAAATGAATGATTTGCTCAGGCTCGTTGCGCCCGGCACTGCTTTTCGCGACGGACTTGAGAATGTCCTTCGGGCCAAGACCGGTGGCTTGATCGTAGTGGGGTATAGCCCGGAAGTAATGGAAGTGGTGGAAGGGGGCTTCTCCATTAACTGTGATTTCTCGCCGAACTATTTATACGAGCTTGCTAAGATGGACGGAGCCATCATTATGAGTGAGGATCTTAAGAGAATTCTGTATGCAAACACGCAGCTTATTCCTGATTCCTCGATTTCCTCCTCAGAAACAGGAATTCGCCATCGAACGGCAGAGCGCGTAGCGAAGCAGACGGGCAAGCTGGTTGTCTCGATTTCTCAGCGCCGAAATATCATTACTTTGTATCAAGGTGCTCTCCGTTATTCCCTGAAGGAAATCGGGGTCATCCTGACGAAAGCAAATCAAGCGATCCAAACATTAGAAAAATACAGAGCTGTTTTGAATCAAGCGCTAACGAATTTAACGGCTTCCGAATTTGAAGAATTGGTAACCGTTCCTGAGGTTGTTAATGTTATTCAGCGCGTCGAAATGGTCATTCGCATCAAGATGGAGATCAAGCGCTTCATTAACGAGCTTGGCTCTGAGGGACGACTGATCAGTATGCAAATGGAAGAGCTGGTTAGCAATATGGAGGAAGAAGCATGGCTTCTATACAAAGACTACGCCAAGGAAGATAACGATGAAGCGATTCGTGAAATTATCCTTGGTCTGAAGCGTTCCAGTGACGATGAGCTCCTTGAGATGAGCCACATCACCAAGCTGCTGGGCTATCCAGCCTCTGCCGCAATGTCTGAAGATTTAGTTTCTCCACGCGGCTACCGTGTGTTAAACAAAATTCCACGTTTGCCTAATGTCATCATTCACAACTTGGTGGAGCGTTTTCAGCAGCTTCCAGGGGTACTGATGGCAACGATCGACGAATTGGATGAGGTAGACGGCATTGGGGAAGTTAGAGCGAGAACAATTAAAGAAGGATTGAAGCGACTGCAGGAACAAGCTTTTATCGATAGACAAATCTAAAACAGGCTTAGCCTTGTTTGGGAATTAGAGTCATTTGGTTCATTATCCGATAATACGATTATTGGAAAATTATACGAGGTGAAGAGATGATTACAAAATCACTTCCGAATGTTTTCACCCTGGGGAATTTGTTTCTTGGGATGCTGGCGATTATATTTGCATTTGACGGAAAATACAGCATGTCCGCGATCATGGTGATTGTTGCCATGCTGCTTGATGGTTTGGATGGGCGGGTAGCTCGGGCGCTTAACGCCCAAAGTGAATTTGGCAAGGAGCTGGACTCTTTATCAGATATTATATCATTTGGCGTTGCTCCGGCACTTCTCATGTATTCGATTGCTTTTAGCCATATCCATCCTGGAATCGCCTGGGCTGTTACGGCCATTTTCCCCATGTGCGGGGCACTGAGATTGGCCCGGTTTAATGTGCAGAAGGGAATACCGGGTTATTTCATCGGCCTTCCGATCCCGGCAGCGGGCGGAGTTATTGCTACATTATCATTATTTCATAAAAATATTACGGCACCCTACTTCATTTTTGGGATCCTTCTTGTTTCGTACTTGATGGTTAGCTCCGTAAGGTATCCGAATTTTAAGAAGATCGGTCTTCCTAAGAAGGGTGTTGCCTTGGCGCCGCTTGTCGTGCTGATAGCGGTAGTAGTTGCTGTCTTTTTTCCAGACGAATTATCCAAAATGATCTTTGTTCCGTTAGTGATTTACGCGGCTTATGGCTTGAAGCAAAATTTCGACAGGCTGCTCCGCCGCAGCAAGCAAGTCGATGAGGAGGAAGCCGAGGAGGCTTACCACAACCGATGATTCAAAAAAAGTAAAAGCATGGCTGCCCGATTGTGGCAACCATGCTTTTTTAAATTTTCATCCAAAGGGCACAGCCCTAGCCCTCCTAAGAGGAAGGGGGTAGGTGGGTGCACAACGACTGCACAACGACATTTATGACAAATTAAACAGTCCTAGAGTAGAGCATTTCTGGGATTCTCGTCTGACCACTTCATCCATGTCGATCTCAAGCAAGTTGCAGAGTGCTGACATATAGAAGAGATTACGCCCTAATTCATTGGTAATAGCGTCCCGGCAGTTCTCGCACAGTTCTCCATGAACATGCTTGCGAATGGTTTCCTTCGCTTGCTGCAAATCGATCCCGGGTTCAAAGTGTTGCTTCGTGGCGTGAAGCTCAATGCAACCGCATTCAGTCACAGATTTCGTGACAGAGCGGACAACGGACGCGTTAGTTTGTCCCATCTTAGACAGGACGTCGAGTAGACTGCGGTGACGGAGTAACAAATCGGAAACTTGTTCTTGAAAAGATTGAAGGCTTTGAGCACTCATGTCCATCCACCTCAAATATTATGAATTGAGTTCATTATATGCCACATTTTCACTGGATATCAAGCTGGAATTGCCGTATTAGCGGGTATTGTGCAAAACAATCCCATGAAATAGACTTGGAAATTTCACAGTGTCGTAGCAAAAGGAAGAACTAATCATCGAAGCAATGGCGACAGGATACACATACCATAGTGCCCAATAGTGGCTCAATAAAATTTTGCCATCAAAGATTACACCTTCATAAATTGGATCATACTGGATAAAGAACATACTTTATTTGGAGGTGAAGAGGGACATGGTAAAAAAATGGTTAATGATCATGTCTGCTTTGAGCGGTGCATGGCTCGGGTATACGATGGACGGGCTGATCGGCTTTTTTCCACAGCCGTTGCGTGCTTGGTTTGGCGGGATGAGCCCTCTGTTGTCGCATCTACTGTTAGCGGCGGTTGGGGCTATTCTCTGTGTATTCATGTTCACCCTTGTTGCGGATGTCGCATCTGCAAGAATAAGACGGTGGATTGAAGCGATCACTGAAATACCTATGAATGAAATGATGGCCGGAGCGGCCGGCTTAACTGCAGGACTTCTACTTTCTTTAATGGTCTACCCTGTCTTGTCCCTGCTTGGTTCTATGGAGAGCTTTGCACAGTTCGCGATATCGGCCTTATTAGGCTACATGGGGCTGAGAGTGGGGCTGGCGAAGAAGGAAGAGCTGTCCTCGTTCTGGAAATCGGGAAAATGGGGAAGCGCTGGCCAAGGGGAAGAACGCAAGCTGGAGGAGCATAAGATTCTTGATACGAGCGTCATTATTGATGGACGGATTGCTGATATTTGCAAGACGGGCTTTATTGAAGGGACGATCGTCATTCCGGAGTTCGTACTGGAGGAGCTACAGCATATTGCGGACTCATCGGATTTGCTTAAACGCAATCGCGGGAGACGGGGACTAGATATTTTGAATAAAATCCAGAAAGAACTTGATGTCAAAGTGATGATTTACGAAGGGGATTTTGAGGAGATTTCTGAGGTGGACAGCAAACTGGTCAAGCTGGCTAAGGTGCTGCAGGGTAAGGTTGTTACGAACGATTTCAACTTGAACAAGGTTTGCGAGCTGCAAGGCGTGTCCGTACTTAACATCAACGATCTAGCGAATGCCGTTAAGCCGGTTGTACTGCCGGGAGAAGAGATTATGGTTCAGGTCATCAAGGACGGCAAGGAGCATGGTCAGGGGGTCGCCTATTTGGATGACGGCACCATGATCGTCGTTGAAGGAGGCCGGGATTATATCGGTACCTTTACCGAGGTGCTTGTCACGAGCGTACTTCAGACTTCAGCTGGTCGTATGATCTTCGCCAAACCGAAACTGTTGGAAAAAGCCCAGTAAAAGCGTTATGATGGGAATAGCTGCGTCAAGCACGCAATTCTAACGGATGAGGTAGGGAAAAAAAGTGGTACAAGCTAACAGCGCCAGCGCGGGAGTTGTTATTGTGGCAGCTGGCCGCGGTACGCGCATGGGTACGAAGGAAAACAAGCAGTATCTCATGCTGCAGAACAAGCCCATCTTCATTCACACGCTAGAGGTGTTTGACCGCCATCCTCTAATTACCGAGATCGTGCTGGTCACCGGTAAGCAGGATGTGGAGCGGGTCAGAGCGTGGATTGGTGAGTACGGGATCACAACTCCAATCAAAGTCATTCCGGGCGGCGCCGAGCGTCAGCACTCCGTATACCAAGGGCTGCTTCATATGAGCTCAACTTGGGTACTGGTGCATGACGGCGTCCGCCCTTTTGTCACGGAAGAGCAGGTGACATCCTGCTATGAAGCGGCTGTAGCATATGGGGCATCTGTTCTGGCTGTTCCGGTGAAGGATACGGTTAAACAAGTGGATGAGCAGGGCTGGGTGACTGCTACACCGGATCGCCGCAGTCTGTGGGCTATTCAGACACCGCAGGCTTTTCGCCGTTCGGAGCTGATGCAGGCTCATGAGCAGGCTGAAAGGGACGCATTTGTAGGTACGGATGATTCGATGCTCGTGGAGCGTCTTGGCGTCTCGGTTCGCGTAGTGGAGGGGACTTATAGCAACATCAAAATAACTACGCCCGACGATTTGGACTACGCGGAGTATATCCGCGCAAAGAAGGAAGCTAAGGGAGGGAATAAAGCATGATTAGAATTGGACAAGGGTTTGACGTGCATCAGCTCGTTGAAGGCAGGCCTTGTATTATCGGCGGGGTCACAATCCCATTTGAGAAGGGGCTGCTCGGACATTCCGATGCCGACGTGCTGCTGCATGCAGTAGCGGATGCGGTGCTTGGCGCATTGGGGCTTGGGGATATCGGGCGTCATTTCCCTGATACAGATCCGGCGTTCAAAGACGCTGACAGCTTGAAGCTGCTTCAGCAGGTATGGGATATGGCTGTGAAGCGCGGCTATCGTCTTGGCAATTTGGACGCGACCATTATTGCCCAGCGGCCGAAGATGGCTCCGTACATTCCGCAAATGGTCGAGGTTATTGCCGGGGCGCTCCAGGCAGATCCAAGCCAAGTGAATGTGAAGGCAAGTACGACGGAGCAGCTTGGGTTCAACGGTCGGGGAGAAGGAATTACGACTTTGTGTGTTGTATGCCTCACGAAAGATATGGTATCATCTTAAAATCATTTTTGAAGATAGAATTTTCTTATTTATTCCAGGAGGGGATTGCTTATGACGGAGGTTCGTGTGCGCTATGCTCCGAGTCCAACGGGGCATTTACATATCGGCAATGCTAGAACTGCGCTATTCAATTATTTGTTTGCGAGACATCACGGGGGGAAACTGATCATTCGGATCGAGGACACTGATGTGAAGCGCAATGTCGCTGGTGGAGAAGAGAACCAGCTAACTTATTTAAAGTGGCTTGGCATCGATTGGGATGAGAGCATCGACGTGGGTGGAGAGTATGGCCCTTATCGCCAGACGGAACGGCTCGATCTTTATCGTAAATACTGGCAGGAGCTCCTTGACAAAGGATTGGCTTATCGCTGTTATTGTACCGAAGAGGAGCTCGAGCAAGAGCGCGAGGAGCAGATTGCCCGCGGAGAGACGCCGCGTTATTCTGGCAAGCACCGTGATTTGACGCCGGAGCAGTGCGCTGCTTTCGAGGCGGAAGGACGTCAGGCAAGCATTCGTTTCCGTGTGCCGGAGGGGCGTACGTATACGTTCGAGGATTTGGTCAAAGGACCGATTACGTTTCAATCCGAAACGAGCGGCGACTTTGTTATTGTAAAAAAAGACGGCATTCCAACTTATAATTTTGCGGTAGTGCTTGATGACCACTTGATGAAAATCTCCCACGTGCTTCGTGGAGAGGATCACGTATCCAACACGCCTCGCCAACTAATGATCTATGAGGCGTTTGGTTGGGAGCCGCCGGTATTCGGCCATATGACTTTAATCGTTGGCGAGAATCATAAGAAGCTGAGCAAGCGTGATGAATCGGTCATTCAGTTCATCGAGCAGTATGATGAACTGGGTTACCTGCCGGAAGCGATGTTCAACTTTATTACCCTGCTCGGCTGGTCGCCGGAGGGCGAGGAAGAGATATTCTCTAAGGAGGAATTAATCTCGATCTTCGACACGAAACGGCTGTCCCGCAGCCCAGCGGTGTTTGACAAGCATAAGCTAGCTCATTTGAACAACCACTACATCAAGAACGCCGCCCCTGACCACATTGCCCGGCTTGCTATTCCGCATCTGCAGAAGGCTTCGCGTCTGCCGGCTGAGCTTACGCCAGAGCAGGAGGCTTGGGCCAAATCGCTAGTTGCGTTGTATCAGGAGCAAATGACCGCGGCCTCGGATATCGTGGAGCTGTCGGATCTGTTCTTCCGTACGCATCTGGAATTGGATGCGGAAGCGGCTGCCGTTCTGTCCGGAGAGCAGGTGCCGGAGGTGCTAAGTGCATTCCTTGCGAAGGTGGAGACGCTTGCTGATTATACGGCTGAGAACATTGCTGCATTAATTAAAGAAGTGCAGAAAGAGACTGGCCATAAGGGTAAAAATCTGTTCATGCCGATTCGCGTCGCACTGACGGGCCAGATGCATGGCCGCGATTTGAATCAGACGATTTATTTGCTTGGCCAAGATCGCACGATCGATCGGCTTAAGGCGCAAATTCGCAGTGCATAGATGGGAACGGTTAAACTCAAGACCCCCTTTTACAAGAAGGCAAATCAAATGTTGTCAGTTTTGGCGGCTTTCGGGTAATATATAGACAGAGTGAATTTAATGAAGATTTAAGTGAAGATTCAAAAAGATAAGTTTTTAGTACCGAGAAGGTTGGATGAAGCTAGGGACTGAGGAGCGCAACGTAGGAAAAACCTACGTGAGCACCTGAAATGTTTTCTTCGGAAACAATTCAGGTGAATTCAAGATTCGATGTCGAATTACATCTAGGACTACATTGTGATCAACAGTTGTCTTTTTGAATTACCTTTATAGTTTGAAATGCATTGATCGGGAGAAGTACGAAAGACTACTGTATTGTCCAGAGAGGATAACCGAGGAGCCGATGACGGCACTGGGGTGGAAGTTATCTCAATACATGCTTCGGAAATGCACCCGGGAGCAGCGAAGTTGAGCGCGCAGTCATACGCGCAGGTAGACTTTGCCGCATCGTCCCCGTTAAGGACGCCATGAGGGATGGAGGAGCCTTAAGGCCGTTGCTGTTTGTAGGCAAGGCAGAGGGAGTTCGGCTTCCGTCCGAAGCAGAGTGGAACCGCGCTTAAGGCGTCTCTGCAGCGAAGGCTGCAGGGGCGTCTTTATTTTTATATAAATAGAACGAGAGACCGGAAAGAAAAGAGGGGAAGCATGATGTTCAAGAGGATGAAATCTGACATTCAAGCCGTATTTGATAACGATCCAGCAGCTAGAAGTTGGTTCGAGGTAATCTTCACCTATTCCGGGCTGCATGCGATATGGAACCACCGGTTGGCGCATGCTTTCTATCGACGGCGGTGGTTCACGATCGCCAGAATCATTTCGCAGACGAGCCGTTTTTTTACGGGGATCGAAATTCATCCGGGAGCGCGGATCGGCAACCGGTTATTCATTGACCACGGGATGGGCGTAGTCATTGGGGAAACCTGCGAAATAGGTGACGATGTGGTTATCTATCAGGGAGTTACTCTGGGGGGAAGCGGTAAGGAAAAGGGCAAGCGTCATCCAACCATTGGTAACAATGTCGTTATTGGTTCTGGAGCGAAAATTCTCGGTTCATTTAAAATAGGAGACCAGTCGAATATCGGGGCTAATTCGGTTGTGCTGAAGGAGGTTCCGCCACAAAGCACGGTAGTCGGAATTCCTGGCAAAGTGGTACGACTGCGCGGGAAGCCGCTTGATCGGCTTAGCCATCAGCTTCCGGATCCAGTGATCGACTCAATGAAGGCGCTGCAGGCTGAGATCGAAGGACTGCAGGCTGAAATTGCTGAGCTAAGGCAGCAGCTGCGTCAGGAGCAGATGACGGAGAGTAAATAATATCAACAACAGTTGCGAAAGGAACGTGAGTATGGCACTGCAAATATACAACACACTAACTCGGATGAAAGAGACCTTTGTCAGCCAGAAGCCGGGAAAGGCTAACATTTATGTGTGCGGTCCGACCGTATACGGCTATATTCATATTGGGAATGCGCGTCCGATGATCTTTTTTGACATTGTAAGGAGCTATTTGGAGAATCAGAACTATGAGGTCAACTATGTGGTTAACTTCACGGATGTCGATGATAAGCTGATCCGCAAGGCTGAAGAAATGAACACCACCGTGCCTGAAGTGGCTGAAATGTTTATTAAAGCGTATTACGAGGATTTGGATGGATTGGATATACCTCGGGCAACAGCTAATCCACGGGTGACGGACAGCATGGAGATTATCATTGATTTCATTAAGGATTTGGAGCAAAAGGGCTTTGCTTACGCTAGTGGAGGAGATGTTTTCTTTCGAACGAAAAAGTTCCAGGATTACGGCAAGCTGTCCGGCCAAAATATCTCAGAGCTGCAATTCGGCATCCGAATTGACGTCGATGAGCGTAAGGAACACCCGGAGGATTTTGTGCTTTGGAAAGCGGCGAAACCGGGGGAAATCCATTGGGAAAGTCCATGGGGAGAAGGCAGACCAGGCTGGCATATCGAATGCTCAGCGATGGCACGCCAACTGCTTGGCGATACGCTTGATATTCACGGTGGGGGACAGGATTTGCAGTTCCCGCACCATGAATGCGAAATTGCCCAATCTGAGGCAGCAACGGGCAAGCCGCTTGCGAGGTATTGGATGCATAATGGTTATATTAACATCGACGGCGAAAAAATGTCGAAATCGCTCGGTAACGGTGTCCTTGTGAAGGATCTGCGTGCCGAATACAA comes from the Paenibacillus lentus genome and includes:
- the ispD gene encoding 2-C-methyl-D-erythritol 4-phosphate cytidylyltransferase; this translates as MVQANSASAGVVIVAAGRGTRMGTKENKQYLMLQNKPIFIHTLEVFDRHPLITEIVLVTGKQDVERVRAWIGEYGITTPIKVIPGGAERQHSVYQGLLHMSSTWVLVHDGVRPFVTEEQVTSCYEAAVAYGASVLAVPVKDTVKQVDEQGWVTATPDRRSLWAIQTPQAFRRSELMQAHEQAERDAFVGTDDSMLVERLGVSVRVVEGTYSNIKITTPDDLDYAEYIRAKKEAKGGNKA
- the gltX gene encoding glutamate--tRNA ligase — encoded protein: MTEVRVRYAPSPTGHLHIGNARTALFNYLFARHHGGKLIIRIEDTDVKRNVAGGEENQLTYLKWLGIDWDESIDVGGEYGPYRQTERLDLYRKYWQELLDKGLAYRCYCTEEELEQEREEQIARGETPRYSGKHRDLTPEQCAAFEAEGRQASIRFRVPEGRTYTFEDLVKGPITFQSETSGDFVIVKKDGIPTYNFAVVLDDHLMKISHVLRGEDHVSNTPRQLMIYEAFGWEPPVFGHMTLIVGENHKKLSKRDESVIQFIEQYDELGYLPEAMFNFITLLGWSPEGEEEIFSKEELISIFDTKRLSRSPAVFDKHKLAHLNNHYIKNAAPDHIARLAIPHLQKASRLPAELTPEQEAWAKSLVALYQEQMTAASDIVELSDLFFRTHLELDAEAAAVLSGEQVPEVLSAFLAKVETLADYTAENIAALIKEVQKETGHKGKNLFMPIRVALTGQMHGRDLNQTIYLLGQDRTIDRLKAQIRSA
- the cysE gene encoding serine O-acetyltransferase; this translates as MFKRMKSDIQAVFDNDPAARSWFEVIFTYSGLHAIWNHRLAHAFYRRRWFTIARIISQTSRFFTGIEIHPGARIGNRLFIDHGMGVVIGETCEIGDDVVIYQGVTLGGSGKEKGKRHPTIGNNVVIGSGAKILGSFKIGDQSNIGANSVVLKEVPPQSTVVGIPGKVVRLRGKPLDRLSHQLPDPVIDSMKALQAEIEGLQAEIAELRQQLRQEQMTESK
- a CDS encoding PIN/TRAM domain-containing protein, whose translation is MVKKWLMIMSALSGAWLGYTMDGLIGFFPQPLRAWFGGMSPLLSHLLLAAVGAILCVFMFTLVADVASARIRRWIEAITEIPMNEMMAGAAGLTAGLLLSLMVYPVLSLLGSMESFAQFAISALLGYMGLRVGLAKKEELSSFWKSGKWGSAGQGEERKLEEHKILDTSVIIDGRIADICKTGFIEGTIVIPEFVLEELQHIADSSDLLKRNRGRRGLDILNKIQKELDVKVMIYEGDFEEISEVDSKLVKLAKVLQGKVVTNDFNLNKVCELQGVSVLNINDLANAVKPVVLPGEEIMVQVIKDGKEHGQGVAYLDDGTMIVVEGGRDYIGTFTEVLVTSVLQTSAGRMIFAKPKLLEKAQ
- the ispF gene encoding 2-C-methyl-D-erythritol 2,4-cyclodiphosphate synthase, producing MIRIGQGFDVHQLVEGRPCIIGGVTIPFEKGLLGHSDADVLLHAVADAVLGALGLGDIGRHFPDTDPAFKDADSLKLLQQVWDMAVKRGYRLGNLDATIIAQRPKMAPYIPQMVEVIAGALQADPSQVNVKASTTEQLGFNGRGEGITTLCVVCLTKDMVSS
- a CDS encoding DUF1573 domain-containing protein, whose product is MSAQSLQSFQEQVSDLLLRHRSLLDVLSKMGQTNASVVRSVTKSVTECGCIELHATKQHFEPGIDLQQAKETIRKHVHGELCENCRDAITNELGRNLFYMSALCNLLEIDMDEVVRRESQKCSTLGLFNLS
- the pssA gene encoding CDP-diacylglycerol--serine O-phosphatidyltransferase produces the protein MITKSLPNVFTLGNLFLGMLAIIFAFDGKYSMSAIMVIVAMLLDGLDGRVARALNAQSEFGKELDSLSDIISFGVAPALLMYSIAFSHIHPGIAWAVTAIFPMCGALRLARFNVQKGIPGYFIGLPIPAAGGVIATLSLFHKNITAPYFIFGILLVSYLMVSSVRYPNFKKIGLPKKGVALAPLVVLIAVVVAVFFPDELSKMIFVPLVIYAAYGLKQNFDRLLRRSKQVDEEEAEEAYHNR